A part of Vulcanisaeta moutnovskia 768-28 genomic DNA contains:
- a CDS encoding MFS transporter: MDRVQFIVLTLLTLASFMTALDSTIVVLAIPVMLTALHTDLSILVWVILIYILAVTIFSTQLGKLGDLRGRAKMFNIGVILFGVGSALCGLSTNAIELIGFRTVQAFGGSLMSSNTMAIASDYFKPEERGFVFGTTSMGWNLGAVAGILAGGIITTFIGWRWIFYINVPIAIISFITGLAYLRDRGIRVRQEFDIYGAITLGLSLGLLSMAGITYAGVGYNTTVGVMMLVGVVLFLLFIYIETKTKSPLISLRLFRIRMFTLSSFSYFFQYMANNAILFLLIMYLQGVRGLNPFYASIWLVPGYLLGSIAATFGGKLADRSDARVIASIGLTLQAVAYVLYDILLTLTTPFYYITIIASISGIGAGMFFAANGKMVMFDVPRDMYGIASGTNRTIGNIGILLSFIIAIVVSSMAIPRSIAFQIFVGSSTLTPSLMAPFINSLHMAFRASLALIVIAITTSWSRTRVPMTQQRKIVNKP; encoded by the coding sequence ATGGATAGGGTGCAATTCATTGTATTAACGCTACTCACCCTGGCATCATTTATGACTGCATTGGATAGCACAATAGTTGTCCTTGCAATACCCGTAATGCTAACGGCATTACACACCGACTTATCAATACTTGTCTGGGTAATACTAATTTACATACTCGCTGTCACAATATTCTCAACACAGTTAGGAAAGCTCGGCGATCTAAGGGGTAGAGCCAAGATGTTCAATATAGGCGTAATACTGTTTGGTGTAGGTAGTGCATTATGTGGTTTATCAACCAATGCCATAGAGCTTATTGGATTCCGAACAGTACAGGCATTTGGAGGCTCGCTCATGTCTAGTAATACCATGGCCATAGCCAGTGATTACTTTAAGCCCGAGGAGAGAGGGTTCGTGTTTGGAACCACGTCAATGGGTTGGAACCTGGGTGCCGTGGCTGGTATACTGGCTGGCGGTATCATAACAACATTTATTGGTTGGAGGTGGATATTCTACATTAACGTGCCAATAGCCATAATCAGCTTCATAACGGGCTTAGCATACCTAAGGGACAGGGGTATTAGGGTTAGGCAGGAGTTTGATATATATGGCGCAATAACCCTTGGGCTATCCCTTGGTCTCCTATCGATGGCTGGTATAACCTACGCGGGCGTTGGCTATAACACTACCGTAGGTGTGATGATGTTGGTAGGCGTAGTCTTATTCCTGCTATTTATTTATATAGAGACCAAGACGAAGTCTCCATTAATAAGTCTGAGACTCTTCAGGATCAGGATGTTCACGCTATCAAGCTTCTCCTACTTCTTCCAGTACATGGCTAATAATGCAATACTATTCCTACTGATAATGTATTTACAGGGGGTTAGGGGGTTAAACCCATTCTACGCATCTATATGGCTAGTTCCTGGTTACCTACTTGGCTCAATAGCGGCGACATTCGGCGGTAAATTGGCGGATAGATCCGACGCCAGGGTAATAGCCTCAATCGGCCTCACACTTCAGGCCGTGGCATACGTATTATACGACATATTACTGACGCTAACAACACCGTTTTATTACATAACAATAATAGCATCAATAAGCGGCATTGGGGCTGGGATGTTCTTCGCAGCCAATGGTAAGATGGTGATGTTCGATGTACCGAGGGACATGTATGGAATAGCCTCGGGAACGAATAGAACCATCGGCAACATAGGCATATTACTCAGTTTCATAATTGCCATTGTAGTATCCTCAATGGCAATACCAAGAAGCATTGCCTTCCAAATATTCGTGGGATCATCAACACTAACACCAAGCCTAATGGCACCCTTCATAAACAGCCTACACATGGCATTTAGAGCATCCCTAGCCCTAATAGTAATTGCTATAACAACCTCCTGGAGTAGGACCAGGGTACCAATGACACAACAAAGAAAGATAGTAAATAAGCCATAA
- a CDS encoding PaREP1 family protein: MIEQLPKPWFDLNKYREARLREAMYEAELAESFLNQGLMMNVAGRAFQAWKTLERRHIL; encoded by the coding sequence ATGATAGAGCAATTACCTAAGCCCTGGTTCGATCTTAATAAGTACAGGGAGGCCAGGTTGAGGGAGGCAATGTATGAAGCTGAGCTCGCCGAGTCATTCCTAAATCAGGGACTTATGATGAACGTAGCAGGTAGGGCATTCCAGGCATGGAAGACGCTAGAGCGGCGGCATATACTGTAG
- a CDS encoding ATPase AAA has protein sequence MQRFLVPNRGSSIRLLGPSWRAAREKLLGMVHEDYQLMAIIGRAGTGKTTLLLSLEGIGDGIFMYADMTEVRDRDLSAIVSTVFADNIREVREIQEKLKRMSIKGLLRAFAKAGPDEVVESAKLKPMETLKLLNDAVELLGMAPLVIGIDEGLLSQDDPRSMDFINAIHAFRNNMQAIPSTKIIITLLPDVVNLISKIDTPLFDILRLGAITLPDYVTPEDLKEVAQEYGLGKTELSKIEALGPLTMRQLICLMNTKMDIIKCGIDTAGEISIE, from the coding sequence ATGCAGAGGTTCTTAGTTCCTAATAGGGGTTCGAGTATAAGATTGCTTGGCCCGTCATGGAGGGCTGCCAGGGAGAAGTTGTTGGGTATGGTTCATGAGGATTACCAATTAATGGCGATAATTGGTAGGGCAGGTACTGGAAAAACGACATTGCTCCTTAGTCTTGAGGGCATTGGTGATGGAATATTCATGTATGCCGACATGACTGAGGTTAGGGATAGGGATTTATCAGCGATAGTCTCTACGGTATTTGCAGATAATATTCGTGAGGTTAGGGAGATTCAGGAGAAATTGAAGAGAATGAGCATAAAGGGATTACTTAGGGCATTTGCAAAGGCGGGTCCTGATGAGGTTGTTGAAAGTGCAAAATTGAAACCAATGGAAACACTAAAACTACTCAATGATGCAGTGGAATTACTGGGCATGGCGCCATTAGTAATTGGTATTGATGAGGGATTACTCAGTCAGGATGATCCTAGGTCCATGGACTTCATAAACGCCATACACGCATTTAGGAATAACATGCAGGCAATACCGTCGACCAAGATAATAATTACGTTGCTCCCAGACGTGGTTAACCTAATATCGAAGATAGACACACCACTATTCGACATACTGAGGCTAGGGGCAATAACACTACCTGACTACGTAACTCCAGAAGACCTAAAGGAGGTAGCCCAGGAGTACGGACTAGGCAAAACCGAACTAAGCAAAATAGAGGCACTCGGGCCACTAACCATGAGACAACTCATATGTCTAATGAACACAAAGATGGACATAATAAAGTGCGGAATAGACACAGCGGGGGAAATATCAATAGAATAA
- a CDS encoding alpha/beta fold hydrolase, producing the protein MSENWMRVNGRSVRYLVHGDGKPMVMVHGFSFNANDWINCCGNDFPGFRIYAIDMPYGPKSRSTHFAINDPNDYANHLYSIIKALNIEAPILIGASLGGETVLRYLVLNYPAVAGIVVGPVRVPSINLSRIKVPVMGIWGSKDRVSGRENMEAMRGAGFRVEVIDGAGHPAYLDRPREFVKLVLDFLKSINAI; encoded by the coding sequence GTGAGCGAGAATTGGATGAGAGTGAATGGTAGGTCGGTGAGGTACTTAGTGCATGGTGATGGTAAACCAATGGTCATGGTACACGGCTTTAGCTTCAATGCTAATGACTGGATTAACTGCTGCGGAAATGATTTCCCTGGATTTAGGATATATGCCATAGACATGCCATATGGACCCAAATCAAGAAGCACGCATTTCGCTATAAACGACCCAAATGATTATGCAAATCACCTATACTCAATAATTAAGGCATTGAATATCGAGGCACCTATACTTATTGGTGCAAGTTTGGGAGGTGAGACTGTCCTTAGGTACTTAGTATTGAATTATCCGGCGGTTGCTGGTATTGTTGTTGGGCCTGTTAGGGTGCCAAGCATCAACCTATCCAGGATAAAGGTCCCAGTGATGGGCATCTGGGGAAGCAAGGACAGGGTCTCTGGTAGGGAGAATATGGAGGCTATGAGGGGGGCTGGCTTTAGGGTTGAGGTAATTGATGGTGCTGGTCATCCTGCCTATCTCGATAGGCCCAGGGAATTTGTGAAATTAGTACTTGATTTCCTCAAATCCATTAATGCCATTTAG
- a CDS encoding DNA-directed RNA polymerase subunit M: MRFCPRCGGLMVPVKKEGKVYLRCQRCGYEEELKSSDAKSYVDKKSVEKKGAVIVESYEEKEPGEEEKELKEDYVKQLLDNLYETESEQEED, encoded by the coding sequence ATGAGATTTTGTCCTAGATGTGGAGGGTTGATGGTCCCCGTGAAGAAGGAGGGAAAGGTTTACCTGAGGTGTCAGAGGTGTGGTTATGAGGAGGAATTGAAGAGCAGTGATGCTAAGTCCTATGTTGATAAGAAGAGTGTTGAGAAGAAGGGTGCCGTAATAGTAGAGAGTTATGAGGAGAAGGAGCCTGGCGAGGAGGAGAAGGAGCTTAAGGAGGACTACGTTAAGCAGCTCCTTGATAATCTCTACGAGACGGAGAGTGAACAGGAGGAGGATTAG
- a CDS encoding DNA cytosine methyltransferase yields the protein MRYSVIDLFAGAGGFSRGFLDAGFDVVLGIEIDINAARTYSYNFPDAVMLVDDIKNIRGEDVIKYIGDKPDVVIGGSPCEAFTETNPRRAKNPLDRLYVDELGRLTLEFIRLVGELKPQVFVLENVVHIMDGPLRDALINEFARVGYERIYFNVLHAEDYGTPSVRRRVFISNIPIRPERLGRVLTVWDAIGDLPSPGDPSIPNHEYVTISDRKIRGITRLNWDDALYRFRGATGSFRNFVRLNPWKPAPTVMGSVRFVHPFEDRVLTVREQARLMGFPDDHIFFGPKDSQFNQIGEAVPPPLALAIAGTVLKYLERSNISANLPLPTI from the coding sequence ATGCGATACTCCGTAATTGACCTATTCGCAGGTGCGGGAGGATTCAGTAGAGGATTTCTTGATGCCGGCTTCGATGTAGTACTTGGTATTGAAATTGACATTAATGCCGCACGGACATATAGTTATAACTTCCCGGATGCCGTTATGCTCGTTGATGATATTAAGAATATTCGGGGTGAGGATGTAATTAAGTATATTGGTGATAAACCCGATGTTGTGATTGGTGGTAGTCCCTGCGAGGCATTTACTGAAACGAATCCCAGAAGGGCTAAGAACCCGCTCGATAGGCTTTATGTTGATGAACTGGGCAGGCTAACCCTTGAGTTCATTAGGCTTGTTGGTGAATTAAAGCCACAGGTTTTTGTTCTTGAGAATGTTGTCCATATAATGGATGGACCATTAAGGGATGCCTTAATCAATGAGTTCGCCAGGGTTGGTTATGAGAGGATATACTTCAATGTACTTCATGCGGAGGATTATGGAACGCCAAGTGTTAGGCGTAGGGTCTTCATTAGTAATATACCCATAAGACCTGAGAGGCTGGGTAGGGTGTTAACGGTGTGGGATGCCATTGGTGATTTACCAAGTCCTGGTGACCCAAGTATTCCTAACCATGAATATGTAACTATTAGTGATAGAAAGATTAGAGGAATAACAAGGCTTAATTGGGATGATGCTCTTTATAGATTCAGGGGTGCCACTGGCTCGTTTAGGAATTTCGTGAGACTTAATCCATGGAAGCCAGCCCCTACTGTCATGGGTAGCGTGCGTTTTGTACATCCCTTTGAGGATAGAGTACTGACTGTTAGGGAACAGGCAAGGCTAATGGGCTTTCCTGATGATCACATATTCTTTGGACCTAAGGACTCCCAATTTAACCAAATAGGTGAGGCTGTTCCACCACCGCTTGCCCTTGCAATTGCCGGGACTGTCCTTAAATACCTGGAGAGAAGTAACATTAGTGCTAATTTGCCTTTACCAACAATATAG
- the fbp gene encoding fructose-1,6-bisphosphate aldolase/phosphatase yields MKTTVSIIKADIGGLPGHAWVHPKILEFAAERLKEEQKRGLLIDYFVYNVGDDMSLLMTHTKGENNPDIHGLAWSIFKEATENIAKKVKLYGAGQDLLKDTFSGNVRGLGPQVAEMEFEERPSEPLVVFAADKTEPGAFNLPFYKIFADPFNTAGLVIDPAMHEGFRFEILDVYEGKVYLLDAPENSYDILGLIGTPGRYIIRRIYRKADFVQASVTSVERLNLIAGHYVGKDDPVAMVRAQHGLPAVGEILEAFAYPHLVEGWMRGSHVGPLMPSKMISIDLEKRIAMGPKMTRFDGPPKVIAIGFQVHDGYLEGPVDLFDDPAFDYSRQLAAQITDYIRRMGPVMPHRLPPEEMEYTTLPQILSKLKSVPVDEYEKNRLQYIQFVSSQVGQSVTGPSHD; encoded by the coding sequence ATGAAGACCACGGTCTCAATAATAAAGGCCGACATAGGTGGCTTACCTGGACACGCTTGGGTGCATCCAAAGATACTTGAATTCGCTGCTGAAAGACTAAAGGAGGAACAAAAGAGGGGCTTATTGATTGATTATTTTGTGTATAATGTTGGTGACGACATGTCATTACTCATGACTCACACGAAGGGTGAGAATAACCCTGATATTCATGGATTAGCTTGGTCAATATTTAAGGAGGCCACAGAAAACATCGCAAAGAAGGTTAAACTCTACGGTGCAGGCCAGGACCTACTTAAGGACACATTCAGTGGAAATGTCAGGGGTTTAGGTCCCCAGGTTGCCGAGATGGAGTTTGAGGAAAGACCCAGTGAACCTCTCGTGGTATTTGCTGCGGATAAGACCGAACCAGGCGCCTTCAATTTACCATTCTATAAAATATTTGCCGACCCATTTAACACGGCTGGGCTTGTTATTGACCCAGCAATGCATGAAGGGTTTAGATTCGAGATACTTGATGTATATGAAGGTAAGGTTTACCTACTTGATGCTCCCGAGAATAGTTATGATATACTAGGCCTAATAGGTACTCCAGGTAGATACATAATAAGAAGGATATATAGAAAGGCCGATTTTGTTCAGGCCTCTGTAACTAGTGTTGAAAGGCTGAATTTAATTGCAGGTCATTATGTAGGTAAGGATGATCCAGTAGCCATGGTTAGGGCGCAACATGGCTTACCAGCTGTTGGTGAGATCCTTGAGGCCTTTGCTTATCCGCATCTTGTTGAGGGTTGGATGAGGGGTAGCCATGTTGGTCCATTAATGCCCTCAAAGATGATAAGTATTGACCTGGAGAAGAGGATTGCCATGGGGCCTAAGATGACCAGGTTTGATGGGCCACCAAAGGTAATAGCTATTGGTTTCCAGGTTCATGACGGTTATCTAGAAGGACCTGTTGATTTATTTGATGACCCAGCCTTTGATTATAGCAGGCAGTTAGCTGCTCAGATAACGGATTACATAAGGAGAATGGGCCCAGTAATGCCCCATAGGTTACCGCCTGAGGAGATGGAGTACACGACATTACCACAAATACTCTCGAAGTTAAAGTCCGTGCCTGTTGATGAGTATGAGAAGAATAGGCTTCAATACATTCAATTCGTGTCATCACAGGTAGGACAATCAGTTACTGGTCCTAGTCACGATTAA
- a CDS encoding dipeptidase yields MVNYPVIDLHEDIAYYLMNSGRLEEEFQDFDIDAPGRQSDIPKLIRGNVKIVFGAVFPIHDTYNPLIGERISSGYGTRSIKSYTPAASKLIGFEMIKIYLVLTRRFSRFRIIESYSDVEQILNSDLIGLLMSVEGADMIDDPYDLLLLHRLGIRALGITWNFDNRYGASCFTRKDYGLTMDGEELVRLANELGVIIDLAHASRNTMIDVLNISKKPVVISHANVQGVHKHLRNIDDDVLELLSRNHGVVGITMIPSTIGPRPNTDSLVKHVLYIHERFGPDIIAIGTDFLGIEKTPEDLSNIGEITRLISKLVEYGLGDNDIRKITFENALRVIRSNLS; encoded by the coding sequence ATGGTTAATTATCCAGTCATTGATCTTCATGAGGATATAGCCTATTACTTAATGAATTCAGGTAGGCTTGAGGAGGAGTTTCAGGACTTTGATATTGATGCCCCAGGTAGGCAATCAGATATACCTAAGTTAATTAGGGGTAACGTTAAGATAGTATTTGGTGCGGTATTCCCGATACATGACACGTATAATCCATTGATTGGTGAGAGAATATCCTCAGGTTATGGGACACGGTCGATAAAGTCCTACACACCAGCAGCATCGAAGTTAATAGGATTCGAAATGATAAAAATATACTTAGTACTAACGAGAAGATTTAGTAGGTTTAGAATTATTGAGAGTTATTCCGATGTCGAGCAAATACTGAATAGTGATCTCATTGGATTACTGATGTCAGTTGAGGGTGCTGACATGATTGATGATCCATACGACCTATTATTACTTCATAGACTTGGTATTCGGGCGCTCGGTATTACCTGGAATTTTGATAATAGGTATGGTGCGTCATGTTTCACGAGGAAGGACTATGGATTGACAATGGATGGTGAGGAGCTAGTTAGGCTAGCTAATGAGCTTGGTGTCATAATTGATTTAGCGCATGCCAGTAGGAATACAATGATTGATGTTTTGAATATATCGAAAAAACCAGTAGTAATAAGCCATGCCAATGTACAGGGTGTGCATAAGCATTTGAGGAATATTGACGATGATGTATTGGAACTCCTTAGTAGGAATCACGGAGTTGTGGGTATAACCATGATACCATCTACAATAGGGCCACGGCCAAATACAGACTCGTTAGTGAAACACGTATTATACATACATGAGAGGTTTGGACCTGACATAATTGCTATAGGGACGGATTTCCTGGGAATCGAGAAGACCCCCGAGGATTTATCAAACATTGGTGAGATTACCAGGTTAATAAGTAAGTTGGTTGAGTATGGACTTGGTGATAATGATATCAGGAAAATAACCTTTGAAAATGCCCTTAGAGTCATAAGAAGTAATCTTTCGTAG
- a CDS encoding tryptophan--tRNA ligase: protein MANEYTVTPWEVKGKVDYMRLAHEFGVQLITDNEINTLRELTGEVHYLIRRNFFYAHRDLQSILNRQRNGLKWALYNGRGPSADLHIGHLVPWMLSKWFVDKFNVDYFFELTDDEKFLVKEGYALEQTNKYAYENALDLIALGFTPDRLHIIIDSEDIKYLYKIAIKIGKKLTLSTVKHTFGFTDSTNVGAAFFPTLEIAVAFLPTELYGENVPVLIPTAIDQDPYFRLARDVADELGYPKPSTIYSKFIPGLTGEDKMSASNPDSAIYVTDSERDVRRKIMNALTGGQPTAELQRKYGGDPDNCVVYKYHLLFQDSDERVKKIYEDCKVGKLLCGECKMMLFERIREFMKEHNERRERAKDVINQYRISVKFK, encoded by the coding sequence CTGGCGAATGAGTATACAGTAACGCCTTGGGAGGTTAAGGGTAAGGTAGACTACATGAGGCTTGCCCATGAGTTCGGTGTTCAATTAATAACAGACAATGAAATTAATACATTGCGTGAATTAACTGGTGAGGTTCATTACCTAATAAGGAGGAATTTCTTCTACGCGCATAGGGATTTACAATCAATCCTAAATAGACAGAGAAATGGATTGAAATGGGCGCTATACAATGGTAGAGGACCGAGCGCTGATCTTCATATTGGGCACTTGGTTCCCTGGATGCTAAGTAAGTGGTTTGTGGATAAGTTCAATGTTGATTATTTCTTCGAATTAACGGATGATGAGAAGTTCCTAGTGAAGGAAGGATATGCCCTGGAACAAACCAATAAATACGCGTACGAAAATGCCCTGGATCTAATAGCCCTTGGTTTCACGCCCGATAGGCTCCATATAATTATTGACAGTGAGGATATTAAGTATTTATATAAAATAGCCATTAAGATTGGGAAGAAATTAACTCTATCGACTGTTAAGCACACCTTTGGGTTCACGGATTCAACTAATGTCGGTGCTGCCTTCTTCCCAACCCTGGAAATAGCAGTAGCGTTCCTACCAACTGAGCTATATGGTGAGAATGTACCCGTTTTAATACCAACGGCTATAGATCAGGATCCATACTTCAGGTTGGCTAGGGATGTGGCTGATGAATTAGGTTATCCAAAACCATCTACGATATATAGCAAGTTCATACCCGGTTTAACTGGTGAGGACAAGATGAGCGCATCAAACCCTGACTCAGCAATTTACGTAACTGATAGCGAAAGGGATGTTAGGAGGAAGATAATGAATGCCCTAACTGGTGGTCAACCAACGGCTGAGCTTCAACGTAAGTATGGTGGTGACCCGGACAATTGCGTTGTTTATAAGTATCATCTACTTTTCCAGGACAGTGATGAGAGGGTTAAGAAAATCTATGAAGATTGCAAGGTTGGGAAGTTACTATGCGGTGAGTGTAAGATGATGTTGTTTGAAAGGATTAGGGAGTTCATGAAGGAGCATAATGAGAGAAGAGAGAGGGCTAAGGATGTAATTAATCAGTATAGGATTTCCGTAAAGTTCAAATAA
- a CDS encoding PUA domain-containing protein: protein MDQLTKDIIRGVISYIYGPDVLKRLSGEFRIEVGKTGGLRRIYLGNKLVFTIRASDGRPLPTIEGARLIDRIVVVSRDAAPFVRQGRSVMAKFVVDVRNAVPGDEVAIYSEDGELLGVGRLVLSKEEVLSVGRGVTVKLRHHVRDNGEK from the coding sequence ATGGATCAATTAACTAAGGACATAATTAGGGGAGTTATATCTTACATTTACGGGCCTGATGTATTAAAGAGATTAAGTGGTGAGTTTAGAATTGAGGTTGGTAAGACAGGTGGTTTGAGGAGAATATACCTTGGTAATAAGCTTGTCTTCACAATTAGGGCGAGTGATGGTCGTCCATTACCGACGATCGAGGGTGCGCGGTTAATTGATAGGATTGTTGTTGTGAGTAGGGATGCGGCGCCCTTTGTGAGGCAGGGTAGGAGTGTCATGGCTAAATTCGTCGTTGACGTTAGGAATGCTGTTCCCGGTGATGAGGTTGCTATTTACTCGGAGGATGGTGAATTACTCGGTGTTGGTAGGCTAGTTCTATCTAAGGAAGAGGTGCTGAGTGTTGGTAGAGGTGTTACGGTGAAGTTAAGGCATCATGTAAGGGATAATGGAGAGAAATAA
- a CDS encoding uracil-DNA glycosylase yields the protein MSWYNDFISKLIECRACPRLVSYRERVKPLPRFMNDRYWLRPVPPWGDLNNARIMIVGLAPAAHGGNRTGRMFTGDSSAQFLFRALYEAGLSNKPYSISRNDGVTLKCIYITSVVKCVPPNNRPSNEELHTCIGNWFRYELEHVGPRAIIALGHIAFLGIKLALGIRAEFRHSEYIDFNGIRIFMSYHPSPRNTNTGRLRIRDLVNILRMAMEYSGCEST from the coding sequence GTGAGTTGGTATAACGACTTCATAAGCAAGTTAATAGAGTGCAGGGCATGTCCAAGACTAGTAAGTTATAGGGAGAGAGTTAAGCCGCTGCCAAGATTCATGAATGATAGGTATTGGTTGAGACCAGTACCGCCATGGGGCGATCTAAATAATGCTCGTATAATGATTGTCGGATTGGCGCCTGCAGCGCATGGTGGTAATAGGACTGGGCGTATGTTCACTGGGGATAGTAGTGCCCAATTCCTATTTAGGGCCTTATACGAGGCTGGTCTATCTAATAAGCCCTATAGTATTTCCAGGAATGACGGTGTGACTTTGAAGTGCATATACATAACATCCGTCGTTAAGTGTGTACCGCCAAATAATAGGCCTAGTAATGAGGAGCTTCATACTTGCATAGGTAATTGGTTTAGGTATGAGCTTGAGCATGTTGGACCTCGGGCAATTATTGCGCTTGGGCATATCGCATTCCTCGGCATTAAATTAGCCCTAGGAATTAGGGCTGAGTTTAGGCATAGTGAGTATATTGACTTTAATGGTATTAGGATATTCATGAGTTACCATCCCAGTCCAAGAAATACTAATACGGGTAGATTAAGGATTCGTGATTTAGTGAATATTTTAAGGATGGCTATGGAATACTCTGGTTGTGAATCAACCTAG
- a CDS encoding acyl-CoA dehydrogenase family protein: MISVKHPLLTKDHERFMELVDELSKRFIEPVADKIDRENYYPREVIRELGENGILAPVMPREYGGYGMDILGTALSIEVISRYSGSMGILTEVQGFLVTDAFYTYGNKQMREELVPKLARGELIGSFALSEPCCGSDAAAIETRAERRGGEWVINGKKMWITQGLYADVYIVFTRTGPKEARHKAVTAFLLRRNKCIEASPIYVMGIRGTGTSELTFNDCVVGDDDIVGKPNEGFRIAMEALNLGRIAVVSVTLGLAEAALTEALGWVKNRRAFNQQLSDLEWVQFQLADIMAYMETMRSIVYDAASRFDRKYEDYYAFASIAKLTSVLIGMDIIRRAVQLTGAYGVWSNSKLNRIYRDAKLMEIGEGTNEVQRMVIYKWLSKYLG; the protein is encoded by the coding sequence ATGATATCGGTAAAACACCCACTATTAACTAAGGACCATGAAAGATTCATGGAATTAGTTGATGAGTTGAGCAAGAGATTCATAGAACCTGTTGCTGATAAAATTGATAGGGAGAATTATTATCCACGTGAAGTAATTAGGGAGTTGGGTGAAAATGGGATACTAGCACCAGTAATGCCGAGAGAGTATGGTGGTTATGGCATGGATATATTAGGTACGGCATTATCTATCGAGGTGATATCGAGATATAGCGGTTCCATGGGAATACTAACCGAGGTACAGGGTTTTCTGGTAACCGATGCTTTTTATACGTATGGTAATAAACAGATGAGGGAGGAGTTAGTTCCTAAGTTAGCTAGGGGTGAATTAATAGGTTCATTTGCGCTTAGTGAGCCTTGTTGTGGTAGTGATGCTGCTGCTATTGAGACTAGGGCTGAGAGGAGGGGTGGTGAATGGGTAATAAATGGGAAGAAGATGTGGATAACCCAGGGGCTTTATGCTGACGTGTACATAGTATTCACGAGAACTGGTCCTAAGGAGGCTAGGCATAAGGCAGTAACGGCATTCCTATTAAGGAGGAATAAGTGCATTGAGGCAAGCCCAATATATGTCATGGGCATAAGAGGAACAGGCACTTCTGAGCTTACTTTTAATGATTGTGTAGTTGGTGATGATGATATTGTTGGTAAGCCTAATGAAGGGTTCAGGATAGCAATGGAGGCGTTAAACCTGGGAAGGATTGCCGTGGTCTCAGTTACCCTGGGCCTTGCTGAGGCAGCACTTACAGAGGCCCTTGGATGGGTTAAGAATAGGAGAGCATTTAATCAACAATTAAGTGATCTGGAGTGGGTTCAGTTCCAGTTAGCAGATATAATGGCGTATATGGAGACCATGAGATCTATTGTGTATGACGCAGCCTCGCGTTTTGATCGTAAGTATGAGGACTACTACGCATTTGCATCAATAGCTAAGTTAACATCCGTACTCATAGGCATGGATATTATTCGAAGAGCCGTACAATTAACGGGCGCTTATGGCGTGTGGAGCAATAGTAAGTTGAATAGGATTTACAGAGATGCTAAATTAATGGAAATTGGTGAGGGTACAAATGAGGTACAAAGAATGGTAATTTACAAGTGGTTAAGTAAATACCTAGGTTGA